From one Lycium ferocissimum isolate CSIRO_LF1 chromosome 5, AGI_CSIRO_Lferr_CH_V1, whole genome shotgun sequence genomic stretch:
- the LOC132057520 gene encoding uncharacterized protein LOC132057520 — protein sequence MKMKLLIFLLLVGFSPISFAKIPPTFPSSYHLSSLASKGNELLNYETNYFTQILDHFNYNPQSYQTFQQRYLFNDKYWGGSKNNAPIFVYTGNEGNIEWFTQNTGFMFEIAPHFNALLVFIEHRFYGKSIPYGGDKEIAYSNKSTLGYLSSTQALADYATLIIDLKNNLTATDSPVVVFGGSYGGMLAAWFRLKYPHVTIGALASSAPILNFDNITSPYSFNNIITQDFRGESENCYKVIKGSWKQIEDTAKTTGGLDKLRKSFRICKNYISRGSLENWVSTAFVYTAMTDYPTPSNFLNPLPAYPVKEMCKAIDDPKTGKDTFEKLYGAANIYYNYTGKTTCFDLNDDSDPHDLGGWTWQACTEMVMPTEGSNKESIFPPSEWDYNERVRFCKSTFGVKPRPNWVTTEFGGYNIERVLKRFGSNIIFFNGLRDPWSGAGVLKNISRSIVAIIAKEGAHHVDLRWSSKEDPEWLREVRGREVNIISKWLSQYYQTLTEIF from the exons atgaaaatgaaattactaatttttttgttgcttgTGGGTTTTTCTCCCATCTCCTTTGCCAAAATTCCACCAACATTCCCTTCTTCTTATCACTTATCTTCTCTGGCCTCTAAAGGGAATGAGCTGCTTAATTATGAGACAAATTACTTCACTCAAATTCTTGACCACTTCAATTATAATCCACAAAGTTACCAGACTTTTCAACAGAGGTACTTGTTCAATGACAAATACTGGGGTGGTTCCAAGAATAATGCTCCTATCTTTGTCTACACTGGCAATGAAGGAAACATTGAATGGTTCACCCAAAACACCGGATTCATGTTTGAAATTGCTCCTCATTTTAACGCCCTCCTAGTCTTCATTGAG CATAGGTTTTACGGGAAGTCAATACCATACGGGGGAGACAAAGAGATAGCTTATTCAAATAAGAGCACATTAGGGTATTTGAGTTCAACACAGGCATTAGCAGATTATGCAACTCTCATAATTGATCTGAAGAACAACTTGACTGCCACTGACTCACCAGTTGTTGTTTTTGGAGGTTCCTATGGTGGAA TGTTGGCAGCATGGTTTAGGCTAAAATACCCACATGTGACCATTGGGGCCTTGGCTTCTTCTGCACCAATCCTCAACTTTGACAACATCACTTCTCCATACAGCTTCAATAATATCATTACACAAGACTTTAGG GGTGAAAGTGAGAACTGTTATAAGGTGATTAAAGGGTCATGGAAACAAATTGAAGATACGGCTAAAACAACCGGTGGATTGGACAAACTCAGAAAGTCGTTCAGAATATGCAA GAATTATATTAGTCGAGGTTCTCTTGAAAATTGGGTCTCTACGGCCTTTGTCTACACAGCCATGACTGATTATCCAACTCCTTCCAATTTCCTTAATCCATTGCCGGCTTATCCAGTCAAAGAG ATGTGCAAGGCAATTGATGATCCAAAGACTGGAAAGGACACGTTTGAGAAACTTTATGGTGCAGCCAACATCTATTACAACTACACTGGCAAAACCACTTGTTTCGATCTCAATGATGATTCGGATCCTCACGACCTTGGTGGATGGACTTGGCAG GCATGCACAGAGATGGTAATGCCCACAGAGGGGAGCAACAAGGAGAGCATATTTCCACCCTCCGAATGGGATTACAATGAAAGAGTCCGATTTTGCAAATCAACTTTCGGCGTTAAGCCCAGACCAAATTGGGTAACTACAGAATTTGGTGGCTAT AATATTGAAAGGGTTCTAAAGAGGTTTGGAAGTAACATCATCTTCTTTAATGGGCTAAGAGATCCATGGAGTGGTGCAGG GGTGCTTAAGAATATATCTAGGAGCATAGTTGCTATCATCGCAAAAGAAG GCGCACATCATGTGGACCTTAGATGGTCAAGCAAAGAAGATCCGGAATGGCTCCGAGAAGTGAGGGGCAGAGaggtcaatatcatatccaaatgGCTCTCTCAATACTATCAAACTTTGACTGAGATTTTCTAA